The Scyliorhinus canicula chromosome 11, sScyCan1.1, whole genome shotgun sequence genome contains a region encoding:
- the LOC119973869 gene encoding hyaluronidase-like, with product MLPGLTLPACTLFYFSIQPAIVWGVDVNTLASPMIYNKPFSVIWNTPIANCKTKFDVALDLGAFDVVENENGQLMGKKITIFYKEQLGLYPYYTKKGIPVNGGLVQNASLSKHLKVSETDIDKVMDQDFSGLAVVDWEDWRPLWDRNWGVMDIYRKKSVELEKSKNTHSLESEIQPIAKAEYETAAQNYMRQTLERGYELRQKGYWGFYKFPDCYNYFKKDQSAPYTGKCARLDVPRNNQLEWLWKVSQCLYPSVYIPKRAADNDNVQKFTHYRVKEALRVAAHDRSIEALPVLIYARYSYRRTAGFLSKKDLVHTIGESAAMGASGMILWGNSNYSRTMDTCTNLKNYIHDHLGPYILNVTRAAMLCSKAVCNGNGRCVRKDPESKAYLHLDPKFSNVISELLSTNPERLRQEIDSEALNSMQEQFKCQCYKSGMGPNCETESNF from the exons ATGTTGCCAGGTCTCACCCTACCTGCATGCACCTTATTTTATTTCTCCATCCAGCCAGCCATCGTATGGGGGGTGGACGTGAATACATTAGCCTCACCAATGATctacaataagccattttctgtGATTTGGAACACACCTATTGCAAATTGTAAAACTAAATTTGATGTTGCTTTGGATCTGGGTGCCTTTGACGTTGTAGAAAATGAAAATGGGCAGCTCATGGGGAAGAAGATCACCATATTCTACAAGGAACAATTGGGGCTCTACCCATACTATACCAAAAAGGGGATCCCAGTGAATGGTGGTCTTGTCCAGAATGCCAGTCTGTCCAAACACCTCAAAGTGTCAGAAACAGACATTGACAAAGTCATGGATCAAGACTTCAGTGGTCTTGCAGTGGTAGATTGGGAAGATTGGCGACCACTTTGGGACCGCAACTGGGGCGTTATGGATATCTACAGGAAAAAATCTGTAGAGCTGGAAAAAAGCAAAAACACTCATTCACTTGAGAGTGAGATTCAGCCGATTGCCAAGGCGGAATATGAAACAGCTGCCCAGAATTATATGAGACAAACACTAGAACGAGGCTATGAACTTAGACAAAAGGGTTACTGGGGCTTCTATAAATTTCCCGACTGCTATAATTACTTTAAGAAAGACCAATCAGCCCCTTACACAGGGAAGTGTGCGAGGTTAGACGTCCCTAGAAATAACCAGCTAGAATGGCTCTGGAAGGTATCACAGTGCCTGTATCCCAGTGTCTACATCCCGAAAAGAGCAGCAGACAATGATAATGTTCAAAAGTTTACTCACTACAGGGTTAAGGAGGCTCTGCGTGTTGCTGCCCATGATCGTTCCATTGAAGCCCTGCCTGTTTTGATTTACGCCAGATATTCTTACAGACGTACAGCCGGCTTCCTTTCTAAG AAAGATTTGGTTCACACCATTGGCGAGAGTGcagccatgggggcctctggaaTGATCCTGTGGGGAAATAGTAACTATTCACGCACTATG GACACCTGCACGAATCTGAAGAATTACATTCACGATCATCTTGGACCTTACATCCTCAACGTTACTAGAGCAGCTATGTTGTGCAGTAAGGCTGTGTGCAATGGCAACGGACGATGTGTGCGGAAGGACCCTGAATCCAAAGCTTATCTGCATCTTGATCCCAAATTCAGCAATGTGATCTCTGAACTTCTTTCCACCAACCCTGAACGACTCCGCCAAGAAATTGATTCTGAAGCTCTGAATAGCATGCAAGAGCAGTTCAAATGCCAGTGCTACAAGAGTGGGATGGGTCCTAATTGTGAGACTGAATCAAATTTTTAG